TGCGTTCCAGCGCCGTCGCGGGCGAGCCGGTCGTGCGCAGGTGCGCCAGATAGAGCGCGGCGGTCACGTCGCCGCCGCCGTTCGGGCTGATCGGCAGCAGCGGCGTGGTCACCGCCCAGGCGCCCTCGTCCGAGACGGCCACCACCTCCAGCGACCCCTCCGGCACCTCGCCGTGCAGCACGCTGGTGACCAGTACGTGCCGGGGTCCCGTGGCGCGTACCGCGTCGACCGCCGCCAGCAGCTCCGGCAACGTCCCGGTCGACCGGCCGGCGAGGAACTCCAGCTCGAACTGGTTCGGGGTGATGATGTCCGCGCGCGGGACGACGGTGTCCCGCAGATACTCCGGGATGCCGGGCCGGACGAACATGCCCCGGCCGACGTCGCCCATCACCGGGTCGCAGCAGTACACCGCGTCCGGGTTGGCCGCCTTGACCTGGTCCACCGCGTCCAGGATCACCGCGCCCATCGCCGGGTCGCCCTGGTAACCCGAGAGCACGGCGTCGGCGGTGCCGAGGACCCCCCGGTCGGCGATGCCGGCGATCACCTCGGCCACGTCCGCGGGGGCCAGCAGGGGACCCCGCCACGCGCCGTACCCGGTGTGGTTGGAGAAGTGGACCGTCAACACGGGCCAGACCTCGTGCCCGAGCCGCTGGAGGGGGAAGGCGGCCGCCGAGTTGCCGACGTGGCCGTAGGCGACCGAGGACTGGATGGACAGGATCTTCACCAGCCCATCATGGCGGTTCCCGCCGACGCCGCGCGCACCGCCCGCCGTTTCACCTCGGCGTGGCCGGGGCCGGCTTCGGGTAGCCGATGCCCGACCCGAACGGGAAGAGGACCTGCGTGCCGTCCGGCGTCAGGACGGTGACCGGGAGGCGGCCGGTCGGCTGCCCGCCGGTCAGGACGTCCGCGAGCGCGGCGAGGGAGACGTCCCGGTAGCCGTACGCCGCCAGGTAGGTGGGGGCCGCCGGGAAGTAGGCGATGTCGTACGGCCCGCCGACGGCCACGGTCACCACCGGCGTACGCGTCGCGAGCAGCGCCCGGACCAGGTTCTGCTGGGTGACGTCGTTCCGGGCGTTGTTGGTGAGCACGACGACGACGTCGCTCGCGGTGGCCGCCGCCACCACCTGGTTGATCGTATGCTGGTCCGGCGACCCGGTCCACATCGGGGTGGCGACCAGCCCCTTGCCGGACAGTTGCCCGGCCAGGGCGGGGACCGTGGTGCTGCCCCAGCCGGTGACCAGCACGTGGCGGCCGGAGTTCGCCGGGAGCGGCAGCGTGCCGGCCTGGTTGCGCAGCAGGGTGATCGAGCGGCGCGCTGCGTCCGCCATGACCTGCTGCTCGGCCGGGTTGCCGACGGTCGAGTCGACCGCCTCGCTGGTGGTGTACGGGTGGTCGAAGAGGCCCAGTTCGGCCTTCATCCGCAGGATCCGGTACACGGACTGGTCGATGCGCTGCCGGCTGATGGTGCCGGCGCGTACCGCGTCGATGACCGTGGCGATGGCGGCGGGCGGGTTGGTGGGCAGGAGCAGCTCGTCGTTGCCGGCGTCGACGGCGCCGAGGATCACCTGGTCCTGCGGGATGCCGGCGAGCGCGTCGGCGCGCAGCGCGTCGGTGACGACCACCCCGTCGTAGCGGAGGGTGTCGCGGAGCAGCCCGGTGATGATGGGCCGGGAGAGGATGGCCGGCGTCCGGGTGGGGTCGAGTGCGGGGACGACCACCGCCGTCGGCATGATCGACTTGACCCCCGCGGCGATGGCGGCGCGGAACGGCGGGATGTCGATCCGCATGATCTCCTCGCGGGTCTCGTTGACGACCGCGATCCCGGTGTCGGGGTTGGCCTCCGCGCTGCCCAGGCCGGGGAAGTGCTTGGCCGTGGCGGCGATCCCGGTGCCCTGGTAGCCGGTGACGGCCGCCGCGCCGAACGCGGAGACCACCGCCGTCCGGTCGCTGAAGGCCCGCGTGCCGTCGGCCGTGTTCCGGGGGTTGGTGTTGACGTCCACCACCGGCGCGTGGTCCATGGTGATGCCCATCGCC
This genomic interval from Micromonospora sp. CCTCC AA 2012012 contains the following:
- a CDS encoding glycoside hydrolase family 3 protein, whose amino-acid sequence is MFRRITGAVVRVPVALVAACGIVLAVGGSAGAGALGRHRPDGDPGHRVDRQVRAAMAQMTLAEKVGQMFVLQVYGDTATTTNPTDQAANRALYGSDVANGAQLLARYHPGGIIYFTNTDNLNNPQQVALLSNGLQRAALADQGIPLQISTDQEGGFVSRIPPPSAIAPGNMAIGATFDSGVAFSTAAATGRQLRAMGITMDHAPVVDVNTNPRNTADGTRAFSDRTAVVSAFGAAAVTGYQGTGIAATAKHFPGLGSAEANPDTGIAVVNETREEIMRIDIPPFRAAIAAGVKSIMPTAVVVPALDPTRTPAILSRPIITGLLRDTLRYDGVVVTDALRADALAGIPQDQVILGAVDAGNDELLLPTNPPAAIATVIDAVRAGTISRQRIDQSVYRILRMKAELGLFDHPYTTSEAVDSTVGNPAEQQVMADAARRSITLLRNQAGTLPLPANSGRHVLVTGWGSTTVPALAGQLSGKGLVATPMWTGSPDQHTINQVVAAATASDVVVVLTNNARNDVTQQNLVRALLATRTPVVTVAVGGPYDIAYFPAAPTYLAAYGYRDVSLAALADVLTGGQPTGRLPVTVLTPDGTQVLFPFGSGIGYPKPAPATPR
- the pdxY gene encoding pyridoxal kinase PdxY, whose product is MKILSIQSSVAYGHVGNSAAAFPLQRLGHEVWPVLTVHFSNHTGYGAWRGPLLAPADVAEVIAGIADRGVLGTADAVLSGYQGDPAMGAVILDAVDQVKAANPDAVYCCDPVMGDVGRGMFVRPGIPEYLRDTVVPRADIITPNQFELEFLAGRSTGTLPELLAAVDAVRATGPRHVLVTSVLHGEVPEGSLEVVAVSDEGAWAVTTPLLPISPNGGGDVTAALYLAHLRTTGSPATALERTISSVFAVLEATLAAGTRELQLVAAQDAIAEPPARFTARRLR